A window of the Falco biarmicus isolate bFalBia1 chromosome 10, bFalBia1.pri, whole genome shotgun sequence genome harbors these coding sequences:
- the PCMTD2 gene encoding protein-L-isoaspartate O-methyltransferase domain-containing protein 2 isoform X1, producing MGGAVSAGEDNDELIDNLKEAQYIRTELVEQAFRAIDRADYYLEEFKDNAYKDLAWKHGNIHLSAPCIYSEVMEALDLQPGLSFLNLGSGTGYLSSMVGLILGPFGVNHGVELHSDVIEYAKQKLDFFIKTSDSFDKFEFCEPSFVTGNCLEISPDCTQYDRVYCGAGVQKEHEDYMKNLLKVGGILVMPLEEKLTKITRTGPSAWETKKILAVSFAPLIQPNHADSGKSRLVHLPPVAVRSLQDLARIAIRGTIKKIIHQETMSKNGNGLKNPPRFKRRRVRRRRMETIVFLDKEVFASRISNPSDDNNNCEDIEDERREEEETKPSELKPDPPVNFLREKVLSLPLPDPLKYYLLYYREK from the exons ATGGGAGGTGCAGTGAGTGCAGGAGAAGATAATGATGAATTAATTGATAACCTGAAGGAGGCACAATACATCCGGACAGAACTGGTAGAGCAGGCGTTCCGAGCCATTGATCGAGCAGACTACTACCTAGAAGAGTTCAAAGATAATGCCTACAAGGACTTGGCATGGAAGCATGGAAATATTCATCTCTCAGCACCGTGCATTTACTCTGAGGTGATGGAAGCTTTGGATCTGCAACCAGGGCTGTCATTTTTGAATCTTGGCAGTGGCACTGGTTATCTGAGTTCTATGGTTGGACTCATCTTGG GTCCTTTTGGTGTTAACCATGGTGTGGAGCTTCATTCCGATGTGATCGAATATGCGAAGCAGAAATTGGACTTCTTCATTAAAACAAGTGACAGCTTTGACAA atttGAATTTTGTGAGCCATCTTTCGTTACTGGCAATTGTTTAGAGATTTCCCCGGACTGCACTCAGTATGACCGTGTTTACTGTGGTGCTGGAGTACAGAAGGAACATGAAGACTACATGAAGAACCTGTTGAAAGTTGGGGGAATTCTTGTCATGCCTCTAGAAGAGAAG ttgACTAAGATAACTCGTACTGGCCCTTCTGCCTGGGAGACCAAGAAGattcttgctgtttcttttgctcCTTTGATTCAGCCTAACCACGCAGATTCAGGAAAATCAAGGCTTGTTCACTTGC cCCCAGTGGCTGTTCGCAGCCTCCAGGATCTGGCTCGCATAGCCATCCGAggaaccattaaaaaaattatacatcAAGAAACAATGagcaaaaatggaaatgggCTGAAGAACCCCCCAAGATTTAAACGAAGACGTGTGCGTCGCCGTCGCATGGAAACTATTGTTTTCTTGGACAAAGAGGTCTTCGCTAGTCGTATCTCCAACCCATCAGATGATAACAACAACTGTGAGGATATCGAGGATGAGAGAcgagaagaggaagaaactaAACCCTCTGAACTAAAGCCAGATCCTCCTGTAAACTTTCTGAGAGAAAAGGTCTTGAGTCTGCCTTTGCCTGATCCTTTGAAATATTACCTGCTTTATTACAgggaaaagtaa
- the PCMTD2 gene encoding protein-L-isoaspartate O-methyltransferase domain-containing protein 2 isoform X2, which produces MKNLLKVGGILVMPLEEKLTKITRTGPSAWETKKILAVSFAPLIQPNHADSGKSRLVHLPPVAVRSLQDLARIAIRGTIKKIIHQETMSKNGNGLKNPPRFKRRRVRRRRMETIVFLDKEVFASRISNPSDDNNNCEDIEDERREEEETKPSELKPDPPVNFLREKVLSLPLPDPLKYYLLYYREK; this is translated from the exons ATGAAGAACCTGTTGAAAGTTGGGGGAATTCTTGTCATGCCTCTAGAAGAGAAG ttgACTAAGATAACTCGTACTGGCCCTTCTGCCTGGGAGACCAAGAAGattcttgctgtttcttttgctcCTTTGATTCAGCCTAACCACGCAGATTCAGGAAAATCAAGGCTTGTTCACTTGC cCCCAGTGGCTGTTCGCAGCCTCCAGGATCTGGCTCGCATAGCCATCCGAggaaccattaaaaaaattatacatcAAGAAACAATGagcaaaaatggaaatgggCTGAAGAACCCCCCAAGATTTAAACGAAGACGTGTGCGTCGCCGTCGCATGGAAACTATTGTTTTCTTGGACAAAGAGGTCTTCGCTAGTCGTATCTCCAACCCATCAGATGATAACAACAACTGTGAGGATATCGAGGATGAGAGAcgagaagaggaagaaactaAACCCTCTGAACTAAAGCCAGATCCTCCTGTAAACTTTCTGAGAGAAAAGGTCTTGAGTCTGCCTTTGCCTGATCCTTTGAAATATTACCTGCTTTATTACAgggaaaagtaa